DNA from Archaeoglobus veneficus SNP6:
GTACCTTACACTTCCGCTACTGTGGACACAGAAGCAATCTCATTTCGTCCACTGAACAAAAGAACAAAGAGATTCAGTTGACTGAACGCTTACCCAAACAGCTCTTTGATCAGCTCTTTTTTATCGACTCCAAGATGTTCAGCAACACCCCTCAGAATTGAGTTGAGCGTCCCGGGCTTTAACGCCCTGTGCTTCGGGATTGTTATGTGGTGCTCTCCTTCAAGCCTTGTTAGCCTCATGTGGCTCCCTGTCTGCCTCGTAACTACATAACCGTATTTTCTGAGGAGTCTGGCGAGTTCCTCTCCGCTCAGATCCCTTGGAAGTTTCATAGAGTTAAAACCTCTTGCCTGACTATGTGGAGTCTGATTATCTCTGGTCTTTCCTCTTCATCGAAGTGGCATTCCACAGCATCCTTCACCATTTCTCTTAGCTCTTCAATGGAATCAGCCTGAGTAAAGATTGAGTAGCCAAGAGCCTGAGCTGTGTAACCGTCATCGGTTTCCTCCACAAGAAAAATGATCTCGTTCAGTTTCTTTGTTTCCTGCATATTGTTAAATCTGATTTAGGGAGTTTAATACTTTTTGCAGAGGTTGACAAGCTCTTCCAGCCTAACCCCCTCAGGCACCAGGTTAACCTCCTTCCACGCTGCCATGTACTGCTCGTAGATCTCACTGGGGAGCTTCCCGTCATAGCTCTGGACGTCCAGGCTGCCAGTGTTGTGTGCCATGATGTAATCCCTTAGCCCTGGATGGACGGCTGGAACTACTCTACCATCGGGAAGCTGAACGGTCAGGACATTGTTGCACATCTGCTCGAAGAACTTGCGGAAGTGTCCGTATGCACCAGGTCTCTGGCCTGTATAGGCTGCGAAAAGAACACCGGCAATGTACTTCAGCTTAATTGGTAGGGGTACTGGGTAGTTCCATATTGCCTTAAGAACGTTCTCCACGTCTGGTTCCCTGATAAGGATAGTGTTGATCTTCTTGGTGGGTTTCTGAGGTCTTTCGAGAACCTCCTGGATATCTCTGAAAAATCGGTTTCTTGTCCTCTTATACAACATTCAAGGAAGTTCTTCGTGTTGTCGTGGAACTTGCACTGTGCCTGATAATCGTAGTTTTCCCGGTACCAGTTCTGGAATTCCATCAAGGTTTCACGGGAAATCATCCCGTTAGTTCTGCTGAGCAATTCCCGGTGGGCTTTGTCTATCCAGTACTGGCTTTTTCTGGATTTAACTCTGCTCAGCCTGTACTTCAGGTACTCTATGCTGAGGTCTGCATCCACTTTGAACGAATCCAGCTGCTCATTAAGCTGCATTCGCGAGGCGGAGGCCGCGGGTTCAAATCCCGCCGAGTCCACCTAATTTACATTTCTAATACACTCCTTTTCAGATTTTGGGATAAGTGTTGCAAAACTGCAGCTCATCTCGCACCTCAGCCCAAATTTTCATTTCTTTCTTCTTTGTCAATTTTATATTACATTCTGTAAGTGAGGATGATTGCAATAAAAGTATCCACGAGTGAGTATTTGAGGATGGTAAGGTTACCAAGTTCTCCGACAATCAACAGATAAATAACAAAAAACTAAACAGCAAGCTCACTCTCAACCAGACTTATCGCCTTGTCTATTTCCTTCTTGAGGAATTCAGGCAGACCTTTTATGTCGATTTCCATGAATCCTCTTATGATGGCTGACGTAGCCTCGTCCCTTGTCAACCCCCTTGCCATTAAGTAGAATATCTCCTCCTCAGCTATCTTGCCTATCGCAGCTTCGTGGCTTAAATCCACGTTTGGATACCTCGCTTCAAGCTCTGGAATCGCGTGAATCGCTCCCTTCTCAGATAGCATCAGCCCGCGGCACTCGAGGTGTCCCCTGACATTTGCAGCGTTGCCGACGATATGCCCCCTCGCAATAACGCTGCCACCCTTGCTTATCGTTCTCGAGAGGATATCAGCACTGCTGTTTTCGCCCTCAAGAACGGCCTTACTGCCCGCATCTACTATCGAACCCTCCGTTGCGAGGATTATACTGCTGAAGATCGCTGTGGCGTCCTTCTTAAGGTAGGCGGTGGGATACATCTGGACGAGCTTAACGGGACTCAGGAGAACGTAATTGCTTATGTAAACTCCTCCTTCCTCCACAATAGCCGCACTCCTCGGTCTTACTTCAATTCCAGAATCCCAGCTGTGTATCATTGTAAAGGTGAGCTTTGCGTTCTTCTTGACGAAAAACTCGGATATTCCAATGTGCATTCCCGATGCAACACCGGGATGTGAAGCACAGCCCGAGATTATGTTTATCTCCGACCCCTCTTCGGCAATTATGATGTTGTGCACCTTCTGCTTCCTGATTCCTCGCAGGTACAGGCATGCTTCGACGGGGATATCTACTTTCTTACCGGGCAGAGCCCTTATGAAGTAACCGTTGAAGTCCTCAGCAGCGAGTCTGGTGTACTCGTCCTGATCCTGCTTTACGGCCTTCCAGAGGTAGTCCTTAACCCAGTCGTATTTCTCCATTGCTTGCTTTATTCCCATGACCTCGACGCCGTCGAGCCACTTGAGCGAGAACTTTACGTCTTGGTCAACTTGAAGGAAAGTTGCAGATCTCTCGTCGGGACTGAGTTCAGCCCCAACGCTTTCGAGCCTTTTCTTTACTTCTGGTTCGAGTTCGGGAATTCTCTCAGACATCTCCTGACACACCCCTCATAGCCGTACTTGCTTATATCCTCGAGAATGTCGTATGGATTACCTATGCACGAAATCCGACCTTTGTACAGAATGACTCCATAATCCGCATCAACGTACTTGAGTATGTGGCCTGTATGAGTAATTAACAGGCCTGCTTTCTCTCTTTCCTCTGCAGGCTTGTCCCTTTCCAAGAGAACCTTTATCGCATCGCCGACGATGGATATATTCTCGAGGTCAACTCCGCTGTCTGGCTCATCGAGCATTATGAAGTCCGGATTCAACAACAGGAGTTGTAGAAGCTCGGAGCGCTTGACCTCACCACCGCTAAAGCCCAAGTTTATATTTCTGTTGAGCATTTCATCCATCTTCATCATTTCGGCATACTCGTAAATTTTCTCCTCGCTCTGCCCGCCTATGCGTGCGCAGTGCTTCAAAACATCTATGAGTTTCACGCCACTGACCTTTGGAGGATTCTGGAAGGCTATGCCCATCCCTAACCTCACACGCTCATCTGTCGGCAAATTCGTTACATCACGACCCTTGAAAATTATCCTGCCATCGTAAATTCTGTAATTCGGATTGCCGATTATCGCTGAAAGCAGGGAGGATTTTCCGCTTCCGTTTGGGCCGAAAAGAACGTAAGTTTGACCTTTTTGAATGTAGAGGTTAACGTTCTGGAGAACCTTTTTACCCCCAACCTCGACACCCAGATTGATTACCCTGAGAATGTCCATACTCTACCCTGTCTGCCTCTAATTAAAAACCTTTGGATTCAAGGTTTTGAGGACGAAGTTATATCCAACAGCTGATCGGGTTTTACGATGATCCCTGCCACAAAGCACCCGTCGTAGGCATAAATCAGCTCGCCGTTGGGCCTTTTCGCAAGCTTGGGAATTTTCAGCTCGATAGTTTTGATAACACGTTCTTCCCCAGGTTCTGGAAGTTTCGTGCTGTATCTGAGAACATATAGGCCGGGAGTGCTGAAGTTGAAAGGAATACTCTTTTCTTCCTTTTCGATTAACACACGGCTTGCGGTGTGAGTCCATTCAACCACTTTCAGCTCCCTTTCTTTCAACCCGCTTTCGTTAAGGTGAGATATCAGAATGCCCACGTTGAAGGAAATGGTATCGTTGGTTATCGTGACGTTTGGATAGTATTTGCCTTCACTCCCATTGTACTTTTCTCCTCTCACCACGCCTTCAGGATACTGAATCGAAGAAACCACCCAGGATCCATTTTTATAAACAACGTTGATGTCTCCTATTCTCACACAGTCGATTTCATCCAGACGATACACACGCTCTATGGTGGGACCTGTGTAGCCTGGTGAGTAAAGTAGAAGGAATGCGTCGATGAGAATGACAAATGCCAGCACGAGCAAAACGAATTTGACCTTTCTATCCAACGTACCACCTCTCTCGCCAAATCTAAGTACCCGCTCCCATCGTAAAGAACTTTTCAGTTCGCAGGATTCCGCGAAGTGTCCTCACAATCACCTTTCTTGACAACAATAGTTGCCACGAATGTCTTTTGCCAGGCGTAAGTCAGCTCACCATTTTTTTCTGCCAGAACTGGCGTTCTAAGCTCGATGCTTTTTATGATACTACAATTAACCGGTTTCGGAATGTCGGTGCTATATCTGAAGGTCTTAAGCCCAGTAGTATCAAAACTAACGAGAATATTCCTTTCTACCTTCTTGAAATCCTCCAGCGTATGGCTGGAGAAAGTCCGTTCGATTATTTTTAGCTCCCTCTCTCTTTTCCCAGTTTCATTAAGGTGGGTTATCAAAATTCCTATGTTGAAGGATATCGTATCGTTGGTTACGGTAATATTAGGGCTGTAATCACCACCGGTGTAGTTCTCCCCCCTCAATATACCTCCAGGATACTGAACCGACGAGAGTACCCATCCTCCATTTCTGTCTGTAATTATGACCTCTCCAATTCTCAAGACGCTGATCTCGTCCAGAGAGCGTACACGATCTGTAGTCGGTCCAGTATAGATCGGTGTATTGAGCAGAAGAGCCACATCCACAGAAATAAGTACTGCCAGTATAAGCAGGATAACCCTAACCCTACCATCCAAAGTCATACCATTCCCCAAAAAATAGGGAAATTTATCACATATAAGGACTTACCAGAAGGACTTCTCCCGACACCGCATCGACTACGACCAAGCCACCCTGCATTATGCCGTTCTCAGGTTCGCCCTCGACTTCCACAATCCACACGAGTTTTTGCAAGCCTTTTTCCGGATATTCAACGCTTAGCTTGGCTTTTGAATGCACGATCTTCTTAAGATCAAATTGCTTGGTAGCTATTTCTATAGCCTCCTCCTTTGAGATATTCGGCTTTAGCTGAATCTCAACTTGGCGGAGTATCCCCATGTAGGACATCACCTGGCCAGTATTTGGATTTACGGAAATCACAACTCTGTTCGGAGTTTCCACGCCGAAGAGCGTCTCGATCCAGATAAACTGGTACTCTTTCCCGACTCCGTGGTCGAGGAGCCTTGCTTCAACGAGCTTCATGTTGGGTGACAAAGTTTTCGGTGGTTTTATATCAAGGTTCAGCCTAAGGTAGTAGCATGAGAAAGATTTGGTTAGTTGGACTTTTTCTAACTACAATTTTCACTGCATGCGTAACTATCCCAACCCCAGAGCCTGAAAAAACACCACGCTTTATAACTCCAATACCCCCACAGGAGACCGTTCATAGGTTTGTTCGTTATTACAACGAGCGGAATTCTTCAATGCTTTACTCGCTTTTCTCTGAGAAAGTAAGGGCAAATCATACAGTGGAGGAGGTTGAAAATCATCTAAGGCTTGCAGAAGTTTATGGGGTTAAAATAGTTGAGTGGAAGCAGGTAGGCAAAGAAAGGATTCTTCATCCCTATAGATTTTTAAATGTAAGTTTTATACTACAGTTGGATGGAAATGTTAGCAACGTGACGGTTTTACTTCCAACAGTGTTTGAGAATGGAGATTTCTTGATTGACAAATGGATATTCAGGGAGTTGGGTTGGGAGGAAATAGTGATGGAGCAGGAGCAGCAAAAAAGTGTACGGCTTTAGTTGTTCCTATGCCGGAAACTCCATCTCAAGCTATTCCAGAAGCTAAATACCTCGGCAAAATCGTTTTTGTCAGGTACGCTGTCATTCACCAAATACTAACCGAAGTAAACGAGTCTATGCACATGATGCATGGAGATACCTTTGTCCCACGCTTTAAGCTTGGTTAGAGCCTTACCCGCTGATTAAAGTTCACAACTATGGAAGGGTTGACGCGTGGTGTACCAAGATAAGGTGATTTTAGCAAGTCTTTCTAACTTGATGTATTTTTGTTCTCATTTTGTCGTTAATCGCTATCAAAGACTCTTAGTAATAACTCAGGCTAAGCAGTATGACCACCTTTATCTATTTTTAAGCTCTTTTGAGATCGTTCGCCCTTCATCGAACGTTTTTCACTGAATTTGGGTGTGGAGGGTAGGATACGAAAGATTTATATCGTTATGTCTCAGCGGACATAACGGTGTGAAGTATGAGAGCATGTGTAATTGTGCTGCTACTTGTAATTGCTGCACTGCTTGCCGGATGTGCTCAGGACATTCAGGATGCGGAAAAGATGGCCAGCGATACCGGGCAAGCTTCCGGAAGTGAAAGCACTGAAAAGGTCGTTCTCAAAGTCTTTCATGCAGGCAGCTTAACCGAGCCCATGAAGGCCTTCAAAAAAGCCTTTGAGGAGAAATATCCAAATGTCGAGGTACAATGCGAGGCTGCTGGAAGTGCAGCGACGATAAGGAAAGTCACCGAGCTTGGCAGAACTGCAGACATCGTTGCTTCAGCTGACTACACACTCATACCAAAGATGATGTATCCTGAGTACGCGGACTGGACGATAATGTTTGCAAAGAATCAGATCGTGCTCGCGTACACAGATAAGAGCAAGTATGCAGACGAGATAAACTCGGAGAACTGGTACCAGATTTTAAGAAGGCCAGATGTTAAGTTTGGTTTCTCAAATCCGAATGACGACCCATGTGGATATCGCTCCCAGATGGTTCTTCAGCTTGCAGAGTTTTACTACAACGACTCAACGATTTACGACGACCTCGTTGCGAAGCACTCGAATTTAAAATTCGTGGAGGAAAATGGGACTTACGTGCTCAGAATGCCGAAATCGGAGGACATAAATCCTGACACAAGCAAACTGATGATTCGGAGCATGGAAATGGAACTGATTCACGGAATTGAAACTGGAGAGATTGACTACTACTTCATCTACCGCAGCGTTGCCCAGCAGCACGGCCACAAGTTCGTTGAGCTTCCACCACAAATAGACCTGAGCAGCGCCGAATATGCAGATATCTACAAAAAAGTAAAGGTCGTGCTGGCAAATGGTAAAGAAGTGGTGGGTAAGCCGATTATATACGGCATCACAATTCCAAAGAATGCGGAGCACAAAGACTACGCGAAGAAGTTCGTAGAGCTCGTGATAAGCGAGGAGGGACAGAAGATTCTCGAAGAACTTGGCCAGCCACCTGTTGTACCGGCTGGAGTGGACAATGCGGACAAGCTGCCAGAAAATCTGAAAAAGTACGTAAAACCATGAGGTTGAAGTTTTCTATATTTTTGGCAATTTTTTCATCCTTCATCGTGCTCTTCATTCTGCTGCCAATAGTTACAACGCTCTCTGCCCAATTTTACGACTTCGACGGACTTATAGAAGCGTTGGGAGATAGAGCAGTCTGGAACTCCATACTTTTGACGTACTATGCTGCCCTGATTTCGACGTTAATAGCGGTCATTTTTGGCACGCCCCTTGCGTATGCCCTCGCGAGGTACAGCTTTCCGGGCAGGAGCGTAGTAGAAGGTGTTGTTGATGTCCCGGTGGTAATTCCACACACCGTTGCAGGCATAGCGCTGCTTGCGGTCTTTGGCTCGAACGGACTCATCGGTAGCTTTTCACCTGTGAAATTCGTTGATGCGTTGCCAGGCATCGTTGTTGCAATGCTCTTCGTGTCCGTGCCCATCTACCTGAATACTGCAAGAGAAGGTTTCGCAAGCATTGACGTAAGACTTGAGCAGGTTGCAAGAACGCTTGGCGCATCGCCAGCGAAAGTCTTCTTTACAGTTAGTCTCCCCCTCGTTGTAAGACATATCGCAGCCGGAGCCGTCATGGCGTGGGCGAGGGCTATAAGCGAATTTGGGGCAATCGTCGTAATTGCCTACTATCCGATGGTCGCCCCAACGCTGATTTACGAGCGTTACATCTCTGCTGGCCTTTCAGCAGCGAGACCTATAGCAGTAATTCTGATTCTGCTGAGTCTGGCGGTGTTTGTAGTACTCAGGCTTCTATTGTGGGGCAGGAACAGTATCAAAGCCTATGGCGTCGGCAGAGGCAGGAATGGAGGGTAGGAGGTATGGGATTGGGGCAAACATTCCTTGAAGTGAACGCTGAAAAAGACTTTGGAAACTTCAAACTCGACGCGGAGTTCAGCATGGATAGGGGTTACTGCGTTGTTCTCGGTCCGACCGGAGCTGGTAAGAGCCTCCTGCTTGAAATTATAGCTGGAATTTTAATGCCAGACAGGGGGAAAGTAATTATAGATTGTGAGGACGTAACGGGGCTCCCACCGGAAAGGAGGGGTATAGGTTTTGTTCCGCAGGATTATGCGCTGTTTCCCCACATGAGTGTCTACGGGAACATTGCGTACGGTCTGAAGGCGAGAGGTGCTGACAAAAGTGATATCAGAAGTGCAGTCGAGGAAATAGCGGAAAATCTCGGCATTTCTCACCTGCTTGACAGGAAACCTGCAACACTCAGCGGAGGAGAAAAGCAAAGGGTTGCGCTTGCAAGGGCTCTCGTGATACAGCCCAAGCTAATTCTCCTCGATGAGCCTCTCGCAGCGGTAGATTTGAGAACCAAGGAGAAACTAATGAATGAACTGAAATTCGTTCACAGAGAATTTGGTATTCCCGTTATCCATGTAACCCACAGCTTAATTGAAGCTGCCACGCTTGCCGACGAGATAGCAGTTATGATGAATGGCAGGATTGTGGAAAAGGGTGATGCAAAGAAAGTACTTTCATCTCCAAGTAAGGAAGTTGCGGATTTTCTGGCGGTGAAAGGTTTATTTAAGAAACTGCTCGATATACTTGATTGAGCATGGAGCTTAAGTGGCGCATATGGTTCGAAAAGGATGGAAAGCACGTTATGGGCAAAGGTGGAGCGGAGATACTGAGGGCGATAAAAGAACACGGTTCGCTGGCAAAAGCTGCAAAAGCTTTAGGTATGTCCTATCGCTTCG
Protein-coding regions in this window:
- a CDS encoding SufB/SufD family protein, with the protein product MSERIPELEPEVKKRLESVGAELSPDERSATFLQVDQDVKFSLKWLDGVEVMGIKQAMEKYDWVKDYLWKAVKQDQDEYTRLAAEDFNGYFIRALPGKKVDIPVEACLYLRGIRKQKVHNIIIAEEGSEINIISGCASHPGVASGMHIGISEFFVKKNAKLTFTMIHSWDSGIEVRPRSAAIVEEGGVYISNYVLLSPVKLVQMYPTAYLKKDATAIFSSIILATEGSIVDAGSKAVLEGENSSADILSRTISKGGSVIARGHIVGNAANVRGHLECRGLMLSEKGAIHAIPELEARYPNVDLSHEAAIGKIAEEEIFYLMARGLTRDEATSAIIRGFMEIDIKGLPEFLKKEIDKAISLVESELAV
- a CDS encoding PepSY domain-containing protein, encoding MKLVEARLLDHGVGKEYQFIWIETLFGVETPNRVVISVNPNTGQVMSYMGILRQVEIQLKPNISKEEAIEIATKQFDLKKIVHSKAKLSVEYPEKGLQKLVWIVEVEGEPENGIMQGGLVVVDAVSGEVLLVSPYM
- a CDS encoding type II toxin-antitoxin system HicA family toxin, with the protein product MKLPRDLSGEELARLLRKYGYVVTRQTGSHMRLTRLEGEHHITIPKHRALKPGTLNSILRGVAEHLGVDKKELIKELFG
- a CDS encoding ATP-binding cassette domain-containing protein; translated protein: MGLGQTFLEVNAEKDFGNFKLDAEFSMDRGYCVVLGPTGAGKSLLLEIIAGILMPDRGKVIIDCEDVTGLPPERRGIGFVPQDYALFPHMSVYGNIAYGLKARGADKSDIRSAVEEIAENLGISHLLDRKPATLSGGEKQRVALARALVIQPKLILLDEPLAAVDLRTKEKLMNELKFVHREFGIPVIHVTHSLIEAATLADEIAVMMNGRIVEKGDAKKVLSSPSKEVADFLAVKGLFKKLLDILD
- the wtpA gene encoding tungstate ABC transporter substrate-binding protein WtpA, coding for MRACVIVLLLVIAALLAGCAQDIQDAEKMASDTGQASGSESTEKVVLKVFHAGSLTEPMKAFKKAFEEKYPNVEVQCEAAGSAATIRKVTELGRTADIVASADYTLIPKMMYPEYADWTIMFAKNQIVLAYTDKSKYADEINSENWYQILRRPDVKFGFSNPNDDPCGYRSQMVLQLAEFYYNDSTIYDDLVAKHSNLKFVEENGTYVLRMPKSEDINPDTSKLMIRSMEMELIHGIETGEIDYYFIYRSVAQQHGHKFVELPPQIDLSSAEYADIYKKVKVVLANGKEVVGKPIIYGITIPKNAEHKDYAKKFVELVISEEGQKILEELGQPPVVPAGVDNADKLPENLKKYVKP
- a CDS encoding ABC transporter permease: MRLKFSIFLAIFSSFIVLFILLPIVTTLSAQFYDFDGLIEALGDRAVWNSILLTYYAALISTLIAVIFGTPLAYALARYSFPGRSVVEGVVDVPVVIPHTVAGIALLAVFGSNGLIGSFSPVKFVDALPGIVVAMLFVSVPIYLNTAREGFASIDVRLEQVARTLGASPAKVFFTVSLPLVVRHIAAGAVMAWARAISEFGAIVVIAYYPMVAPTLIYERYISAGLSAARPIAVILILLSLAVFVVLRLLLWGRNSIKAYGVGRGRNGG
- a CDS encoding type II toxin-antitoxin system HicB family antitoxin, with translation MQETKKLNEIIFLVEETDDGYTAQALGYSIFTQADSIEELREMVKDAVECHFDEEERPEIIRLHIVRQEVLTL
- a CDS encoding ABC transporter ATP-binding protein, with amino-acid sequence MDILRVINLGVEVGGKKVLQNVNLYIQKGQTYVLFGPNGSGKSSLLSAIIGNPNYRIYDGRIIFKGRDVTNLPTDERVRLGMGIAFQNPPKVSGVKLIDVLKHCARIGGQSEEKIYEYAEMMKMDEMLNRNINLGFSGGEVKRSELLQLLLLNPDFIMLDEPDSGVDLENISIVGDAIKVLLERDKPAEEREKAGLLITHTGHILKYVDADYGVILYKGRISCIGNPYDILEDISKYGYEGCVRRCLREFPNSNQK